A window of the Scleropages formosus chromosome 5, fSclFor1.1, whole genome shotgun sequence genome harbors these coding sequences:
- the LOC108938820 gene encoding RNA-binding protein with multiple splicing-like: protein MDKEIDSSESSSQEEEVRTLFVSGLPVDIKPRELYLLFRPFKGYEGSLIKLTSKQPVGFVSFDSRSEAEAAKNALNGVRFDPEIPQTLRLEFAKANTKMAKSKLVGTPNPPAPQQSPAPPLGSRETYELTVPALYPGGADIWAPYPLYPAELSPALPPAFTYPSALHAQIRWIPPADGTPQGWKSRQFC from the exons ATGGACAAGGAGATCGACTCGAGTGAGTCCAGCAgccaggaagaggag GTCCGGACGCTGTTTGTCAGTGGATTGCCAGTGGATATCAAACCTCGGGAACTTTACCTTTTATTCAGACCATTTAAG GGATACGAGGGCTCGCTGATTAAACTCACCTCGAAACAG CCTGTGGGATTTGTCAGTTTCGACAGCCGATCGGAGGCAGAAGCAGCAAAAAATGCCCTGAAC GGCGTCCGCTTCGACCCCGAGATTCCGCAGACGCTGCGCCTGGAGTTCGCCAAGGCCAACACCAAGATGGCCAAGAGCAAGCTGGTGGGCACGCCGAACCCCCCGGCACCGCAGCAGAGCCCCGCGCCGCCGCTCGGGAGCCGCGAGACCT ATGAGCTCACTGTACCTGCTCTTTACCCTGGTGGTGCTGACATCTGGGCACCATATCCGCTGTACCCTGCGGAGCTCTCCCCGGCCCTGCCTCCTGCTTTCACCTACCCCTCTGCACTGCATGCTCAG ATCCGGTGGATCCCTCCTGCAGATGGCACCCCGCAGGGATGGAAGTCCAGGCAGTTCTGCTGA